The Toxotes jaculatrix isolate fToxJac2 chromosome 14, fToxJac2.pri, whole genome shotgun sequence genome window below encodes:
- the LOC121193772 gene encoding collectin-12-like, whose product MKDDFADEEEVQSFGYKRFGIQEGTECTKCKNDWALRVAIALLYVLCALLTIAVAVLGYKVVQRMDNVTEGMQNYGGKINAVETDLKKLDDQAGEKSINATSEIKTFKSDLEALQNQLNDIALRATSNRDILDELRITGDDMQNGHVSLQSFLEGNAASLRGLNQTLTSYSGMIDNLQTDTARLQSEIQGQVKVQSQTQVGISSLNITQSQQRNLLSTLQKTVEDAGLAVQKLKNDYQGLQQTARQNRADTEWLKEKVQNLQVLAANNSALARANGEALEDLGAQLNTLASQIQNTSTLTEGHDQSMRELMDHQRDHDNATSSKFDELEARLDRHENDMDRVTGNVSFATQLLGAISSDLNGLRSCAETVMRHSDLLLGLNVSVTEAKAESKDLRVQQDELAVRLDREVNNLSIVMEEMKVVDSKHSQLITNFTILQGPPGPRGPRGDKGPQGPVGQPGQKGEKGDKGMPGLVGPKGEKGAVGLPGAIGPKGPPGARGLPGAKGSRGSGGRPGNPGDKGDPGAPGLPGRDGPPGMPGPQGPQGPRGAAGPAGLDGPRGPVGPIGPPGPPGLPGISAPVPPIVIKPFQPTQVPEPLKPAEEPQGSVSRQVQPSVVPTATSGCPPEFRKFGDSCYYFSSGSQRLNFDEANQFCTNISSHMLIIKDNEEQQFVRNAIAGKGYFWLGLTDREEENVWKWVDGTIPVFKKWKPGQPDNWTHGHEDGEDCAGLIHNANWNDFYCTDRIGFICERASDCTLQHSMVQKTEQAQSQPTMGKAKSVVVDTPAMPLFTTNPFDQDVEKATSEMNTAEDWGLILDICDKIGQSRTGPKECLRSIMRRVNHKDPHVAMQALTLLGACVSNCGKIFHLEVCSREFASEVSNVLNKGHPKVCEKLKALMVEWAEDFRNDPQLSLISAMIKNLREQGVTFPAVGSQAAEQAKASPALVAKDPSTSTNKKEEEDLAKAIELSLKEQRQQPQTSLSSLYPSTSNLLSSHKSDGRKVRAIYDFEAAEDNELTFKSGEIITILDDSDPNWWKGETYQGIGLFPSNFVTADLTAEPEMIKTEKKTVQFSEDIQVETIEPEQEPVYIDEDKMDQLLQMIQSADPTDNQSDSVELLQLEGACNQMGPLIDQKLEDIDRKHSELSELNVKVMEALSLYAKLMNEDPVYAMYAKLQSQQYYMQQPANAAQQVYPGQPASGSYAMSGTAVQGYTVPMEQLPAGTPIPGQPAPGDVHMYMGQPPVYTAAPGSMAPADVQSYQNPATAPGPAPGTTPTGMTQTPNYSTPSGPSIAPSSDAAQAPYSEKALL is encoded by the exons GAATTCAGGAGGGCACAGAGTGCAccaagtgtaaaaatgactggGCACTGAGGGTGGCCATTGCACTCCTCTATGTGCTCTGTGCCCTGCTCACCATAGCGGTTGCTGTCCTCGGGTACAAAG TGGTCCAGAGAATGGACAATGTCACAGAGGGAATGCAGAATTATGGAGGCAAGATCAATGCTGTGGAGACAGATCTGAAGAAACTAG ATGATCAGGCAGGAGAGAAGTCAATTAATGCCACCAGTGAAATCAAGACTTTCAAATCAGATCTTGAGGCGTTACAGAACCAACTGAATGACATTGCCCTCAGGGCAACCAGCAACAGGGACATCCTAGATGAGCTCCGGATCACAGGAGATGACATGCAAAACGGTCATGTGTCCCTGCAGAGTTTTCTGGAAGGCAATGCTGCTTCATTGCGGGGGCTAAACCAGACCCTGACTTCCTACAGTGGCATGATTGACAACCTCCAGACAGACACTGCACGGCTCCAGTCAGAGATACAGGGCCAGGTCAAAGTGCAGAGCCAGACCCAGGTTGGGATCAGTTCGCTAAACATCACCCAGTCCCAGCAGCGCAATCTGCTCAGCACTCTACAAAAGACGGTCGAAGATGCAGGCCTAGCTGTGCAGAAACTGAAGAATGATTACCAGGGTCTACAGCAGACAGCCAGACAGAACCGGGCTGACACAGAGTGGCTTAAGGAAAAGGTCCAGAATCTCCAGGTTTTGGCAGCCAACAATTCAGCCCTGGCACGGGCCAATGGGGAAGCTCTTGAGGACTTAGGGGCTCAGCTCAACACACTAGCCAGCCAGATCCAGAACACCTCAACTCTCACTGAGGGACATGACCAGAGCATGCGTGAGCTGATGGACCACCAGAGAGACCACGATAACGCCACCTCATCTAAATTTGATGAGCTGGAAGCACGATTAGACAGACATGAGAATGACATGGACCGCGTGACTGGAAACGTGAGCTTTGCCACGCAGCTCCTAGGTGCCATCAGCTCTGACCTGAATGGCCTGAGGTCCTGTGCTGAGACAGTGATGCGGCATTCAGACCTGTTACTGGGGCTGAACGTTAGCGTGACAGAAGCCAAGGCAGAGAGCAAAGACCTGCGCGTCCAGCAGGATGAGCTGGCAGTCAGGTTGGACAGAGAGGTCAACAACCTGTCTATTGtgatggaggagatgaaggtGGTGGACAGCAAGCATTCTCAGCTCATCACCAACTTCACCATCCTGCAGG GTCCACCAGGTCCAAGGGGCCCCAGGGGTGACAAGGGTCCCCAGGGACCAGTGGGCCAGCCAGGGCAAAAGGGTGAGAAAGGAGACAAAGGGATGCCAGGATTGGTGGGACCTAAAGGAGAGAAAGGTGCTGTTGGACTACCAGGTGCAATAGGTCCAAAGGGTCCACCTGGTGCTCGAGGTCTTCCGGGGGCTAAAGGATCGAGAGGGTCTGGAGGGCGACCTGGAAACCCTGGTGATAAAGGTGACCCTGGGGCTCCAGGGCTTCCTGGTAGGGATGGACCACCAGGAATGCCAGGACCACAAGGGCCACAAGGgcccagaggagcagcaggacctGCAGGGCTGGATGGGCCTCGTGGGCCTGTTGGACCCATTGGCCCTCCTGGTCCTCCAGGGCTACCAGGGATATCTGCGCCTGTACCTCCTATAGTTATAAAGCCATTCCAGCCCACTCAGGTCCCTGAGCCTCTCAAACCAGCAGAGGAACCTCAGGGCTCTGTGTCCCGGCAGGTCCAGCCCTCTGTCGTCCCTACTGCAACATCTG GGTGCCCGCCTGAGTTCAGAAAGTTTGGAGACAGCTGCTATTACTTCTCCTCTGGTTCTCAGAGACTCAACTTTGATGAGGCCAACCAGTTTTGTACAAACATATCGTCTCATATGCTCATTATCAAAGACAATGAGGAACAG CAATTTGTGAGAAATGCAATTGCTGGAAAAGGTTATTTCTGGCTTGGCCTTActgacagggaggaggaaaatgtCTGGAAGTGGGTGGATGGCACCATACCTGTGTTCAA GAAGTGGAAGCCTGGCCAGCCTGATAACTGGACCCATGGTCATGAAGATGGCGAGGACTGCGCTGGTCTAATCCATAATGCCAACTGGAATGATTTCTACTGCACTGACCGTATTGGTTTCATCTGTGAACGTGCCTCTGACT GCACTTTACAACACAGTATGGTGCAGAAGACAGAACAAGCACAGAGCCAGCCCACTATG GGGAAGGCGAAATCTGTTGTTGTCGATACACCAGCAATGCCTCTCTTCACGACCAACCCATTTGACCAAGATGTTG agaaagcaaCCAGTGAGATGAACACAGCTGAGGACTGGGGCCTCATCCTGGACATATGTGATAAGATAGGACAGTCACGCACTGG GCCTAAAGAATGTCTCCGCTCTATAATGAGAAGAGTGAACCACAAGGATCCTCATGTGGCCATGCAGGCACTGACT CTTCTTGGTGCTTGTGTCTCAAACTGTGGGAAGATTTTCCACCTGGAGGTGTGCTCCAGAGAGTTTGCCAGTGAAGTCAGTAATGTCTTAAACAAG GGCCACCCCAAAGTGTGTGAGAAGCTGAAGGCCCTCATGGTGGAGTGGGCAGAGGACTTCCGCAATGATCCACAACTCAGTCTGATCTCAGCAATGATTAAGAATCTGCGTGAACAGGGTGTCACTTTCCCTGCAGTGGGGTCCCAG GCTGCAGAGCAAGCAAAAGCAAGCCCTGCTTTAGTGGCAAAGGATCCGTCCAcctcaacaaacaaaaaagaagaggaagacttGGCCAAAG CTATTGAGCTGTCACTGAAGGAGCAGCGTCAGCAGCCGCAGACCTCCCTGTCAAGCCTTTACCCGAGCACCTCCAACCTGCTCTCCTCGCACAAGTCAGATGGCAGAAAAGTCCGCGCCATCTACGACTTTGAGGCCGCTGAGGACAATGAGCTCACCTTCAAGTCAGGAGAAATCATCACCATCCTGGACGATAG tgacccCAACTGGTGGAAAGGGGAAACTTACCAGGGAATTGGGCTGTTCCCATCTAACTTTGTAACTGCTGATCTCACTGCAGAGCCTGAGAtga taaagacagagaagaagacagtACAGTTCAGTGAGGACATCCAGGTGGAGACCATAGAGCCGGAACAAGAACCTGTATATATAGATGAG GACAAAATGGATCAGCTACTGCAGATGATCCAAAGTGCAGATCCCACAGACAACCAGTCAGACAGCGTTGAGTTACTACAGCTTGAAG gTGCCTGCAATCAAATGGGACCCCTCATTGACCAGAAGCTGGAGGATATAGACAG GAAGCACTCGGAGCTGTCAGAGCTGAACGTGAAGGTGATGGAAGCTCTGTCTTTGTATGCCAAGTTGATGAATGAGGATCCAGTCTATGCCATGTATGCCAAGCTGCAGAGCCAACAGTACTACATGCAGCAGCCTGCCAATGCAGCACAACAG GTCTACCCTGGTCAGCCTGCATCAGGTTCATATGCCATGAGCGGTACTGCAGTGCAGGGTTACACTGTTCCCATGGAGCAGCTTCCGGCTGGAACCCCCATACCTGGCCAGCCAGCTCCTGG TGACGTTCATATGTACATGGGCCAGCCGCCAGTCTACACTGCAGCTCCAGGCAGCATGGCCCCAGCAGACGTTCAGTCCTACCAGAACCCAGCCACCGCCCCGGGCCCCGCCCCAGGCACGACTCCCACAGGCATGACGCAGACACCAAACTACAGCACCCCCTCCGGTCCCAGCATAGCACCTTCCTCAGACGCCGCACAGGCCCCCTACTCAGAGAAAGCCTTGCTATAG
- the tmem236 gene encoding transmembrane protein 236 — protein MLSGKTVKLVLYEVLQFAALIVPVFVIMERFASLIRDVRGRDLTAYWLVVAASIAYVTSVTLLVWVPLKYMILKRRRFLTEITQWRPTALAYLILCTLPCFAILIASSKVQVDRGPRLDHFAELPVSLVLFSLICVDIIERIRPCRLIGPSDSLDPDLDMPGPILTHLEQVTTVSGQLHPDESQNGVTQGHPEARNGSASGRWQDFAGSPSRSTPSSRAPSTAYLYSSSSRPRSYSGHLGFLWRRDGRSEVFVDSFLFWLDTVEMVRVAGEPSVFYSAWVFPVYILGFLSTFRMVITPHNPLLSSAGVALQDLPFFIIRVALIAVFGYVTPVLYPLKNVLVSLTFIYFTFLTKLRIFRRQSMF, from the exons ATGCTCTCGGGGAAGACGGTCAAACTCGTCTTGTATGAGGTGCTGCAGTTTGCAGCTCTTATCGTACCAGTCTTTGTGATAATGGAGAGGTTCGCCAGCCTCATACGAGATGTCAGAGGACGGGATTTAACAGCGTACTGGCTTGTGGTGGCGGCTTCTATCGCCTATGTGACCTCTGTGACCCTGCTGGTGTGGGTACCTCTCAAATATATGATCCTGAAGCGACGGAGGTTCCTCACAGAGATCACACAGTG gagACCAACAGCGCTGGCGTATCTCATCCTGTGCACATTACCGTGCTTTGCTATTTTAATCGCCAGCTCCAAG GTGCAGGTGGACAGAGGACCCAGGCTCGACCATTTCGCTGAGTTACCTGTTTCCTTGGTGCTTTTCTCCCTCATCTGTGTGGATATTATAGAGAGGATTCGGCCCTGCAGACTCATTGGACCAT CAGACAGCCTGGATCCTGACCTTGACATGCCAGGCCCCATCCTCACCCACCTGGAACAGGTGACCACCGTTTCAGGCCAGCTGCACCCTGATGAAAGCCAGAATGGTGTGACCCAAGGCCATCCAGAGGCCAGAAATGGCAGCGCCTCAGGCAGATGGCAGGATTTTGCTGGCTCACCCAGCCGCTCAACTCCAAGCTCACGAGCACCGAGCACTGCCTACCTGTACTCCTCATCCTCACGCCCTCGGTCCTACTCTGGGCATCTAGGCTTCCTGTGGAGGAGGGATGGGAGGTCAGAGGTGTTTGTGGATAGTTTTCTATTCTGGTTAGACACTGTGGAGATGGTGAGAGTAGCAGGAGAGCCATCAGTCTTCTACTCGGCCTGGGTGTTCCCTGTCTACATTCTTGGCTTCCTGTCCACTTTCCGCATGGTCATCACTCCTCACAACCCTTTGTTGTCTTCTGCTGGAGTTGCTCTGCAGGACCTTCCTTTCTTTATCATTCGGGTCGCTCTGATTGCGGTGTTTGGTTATGTGACACCTGTGTTATATCCACTGAAAAATGTGCTGGTGAGCTTGACATTTATCTACTTTACATTCCTGACCAAGCTGCGGATATTCAGAAGGCAGAGCATGTTTTGA